The sequence ATTAAAAAATGGATTTGTAAAGAATTAAATCAGACACTAGCAGGCCTAGTTGATAATGGAAATTTAAATTCCTCATGCAATGGACAACTAATGTGGATGGCTGATAGAGCAAAGATCATATTGATTACTCGATCCTGACAGCCTGATAATGGAAATTAATTGGCTCATAGAATGTGAACAATTGGCCTTTTCTTCATAATCTCTAATTTGAAAGCTACGATCAGGTCCATCATATCTTTCAATCTATAGAATTTTCTAGAGTGGGCCagccatatatatatgtaaatccAATTTATATATGGAAAATTGGATTTGCATTATACTGATTTATATGTGAAAATGTTTTCATACTTGGCCAAAACAATTTCAAAACCCCCTCATACTGAAACACTTTGCCATGTAAAATTGGATCCTTTGGTTTTAACACAACAATATCGACCGCCCACAAAAATTTCTATGTTTTAAACATTGCTTAGTAGGGAACTTAAAATAAATTGGTAAAGTCAAAAATTTACCTGAAGGAACGCTCGAGGCAGGAGTGGTTTGTGCTGATGGTGCCGATGGTACTGATGATGCACTCGGCACTGTTGGCGTGGAAGGCGTAGCTGGTGTTTCCTTAGGAGGGGTAGGAGTAGTTGTTGGTCCAGCAGCACCTAACCACAATCAATATCACAGGTTCACAGAAAATCAGAAATTTCATGTTACTTATTTAAGGAGCTAAACTATAGTCCCACATGCACATCTATAACCACATGCGTAAATGGGCTAGATTGATGAGGCCCAGCAGTGCTAGAGTCCTATGAGGTAGATAAGCTGAGATTTCAGGCACAAATGGACAGCCTGGTCTAACTTGTGGACCAAAACAGACATTGGCCTGGCCCACTTACAGCTGTATCTATATCGAACCAAACAAGATTAGCAGTGGAAATGGGTTGGGTCGCCAATAGGTCCGCTGGCCCGACCCACTTCTGATGCGTGTTTGGGCCAATTTAAATGGGTagtgggttgggctcgggttagaAAATATGGGTCATTTAAATAAATGGGTGGAGCTTGGGTTGAGCcctacccaacccaacctgccgATATGAACAGATGGCCTAACCCAACAGAAAAATGCTCATGCACTTTGGGCTTACCATTACACTGACTCACGGGTGGAGTCTGGACGTTGCAAGCGCCAGGGAGAGCAAGAGCTTGAGTCTGGTTGATGGTGAGCCCCAGGGACGAGCCACCACCATTAAGAAGGGTGCAGAGGCATGGCGCCTGAGACTTAACAACGTTGGAGAGCTGGGAGCAGCAAGAAGACGAAGGGGTCGACGTATTCCCTGTAATGTAAGCTAGGCA is a genomic window of Magnolia sinica isolate HGM2019 chromosome 15, MsV1, whole genome shotgun sequence containing:
- the LOC131227152 gene encoding non-specific lipid transfer protein GPI-anchored 5-like; the encoded protein is MALKGIEVGLAMVLLVSLWAGTMAQSGCTTAIISLSPCLAYITGNTSTPSSSCCSQLSNVVKSQAPCLCTLLNGGGSSLGLTINQTQALALPGACNVQTPPVSQCNGAAGPTTTPTPPKETPATPSTPTVPSASSVPSAPSAQTTPASSVPSGSGSKTVPSTGGDASDAESITLSLALSFSLLFISAYASSLTAL